The DNA segment GTCGGTGTGGTCGATCACCGTATAGGGCTCCATCACCGGATCGCGACCCGGCGGGAAGATGCGCCGCGGCGCGTCGTGGTGGTGGGTCTGGACCTCCTCGGCCTTGGCGGGGTCACCCACCGGAACCATCACCGCCCGGCCGTAGCAGACGCAGATATTGGTCACCGCCGGGCGGCTTTCCAGATAGACGGCGGTGCCGCGGATACCCACGCTGGCGAGCGGGGTCTTCAGGGTGATCCGCTTGGGGCCGAACACCGAGAGAATACGGCCGCTGTCCAGATTGATCTCGCGCCCATCCCGGCCGTCGGCCACGGTCGCCGCACCTTCGGGGCGCAGCAGAAAGGCGTCGTCGCCCAGGGTAAACACCGCCTGACCGTCGGGGCCGGTGGCAACGGTATCACCCGAGACGACGGCGCTGCCCGATTGGGCAGACTTGCCGTTGATCAGCACGTCGCCGCTGCTCTGGTGCAAGGTCCCACTGCCCGCCGTCATGGCCGAGGCCGGACGCAGCCGTCCGAATGCGGTGACGGCGGCTATCCCGGTCAGCAGGCGGCGACGGATAGGATCGGGCTTGCCACAGGTACACATGGACGGCGTCTCTTTCATGAAAAAACCCCCTTCCGTCGCCGGAAGGGGGTTCCATCCGCTCGAGAGAGCAGTCTAGTACCGATAGGTCTCGGGCTTGAAGGGGCCTTCGACCGCCACACCGATATAATCGGACTGCTTCTTGTTCAGCTTGGTGAGCGTGGCGCCCAGCTTGGCGAGATGCAGCTTGGCGACCTTCTCGTCCAGGGTCTTGGGCAGAACATAGACCTTCTTCTCGTACTTGCCGGGATTGGTGAAGATCTCGATCTGGGCCATCACCTGGTTGGTGAACGAGGCGCTCATCACGAACGAGGGGTGGCCGGTGGCGCAGCCCAGGTTGACCAGACGGCCCTCGGCCAGCAGCAGGATGCGGTTGCCACCGGGGAACTGGATCTCGTCCACCTGCGGCTTGATGTTGTTCCACTTGAAGTTCTTCAGGCCGGCGACCTGGATCTCCGAGTCGAAGTGACCGATGTTGCAGACGATGGCGCGGTCCTTCATGGCCCGCATGTGATCGACGGTGATCACGTCCACGTTGCCGGTGGTGGTGACGAAGATGTCGCCGCGCGGTGCGGCCTCTTCCATGGTGGCGACCTCGTAGCCTTCCATGCAGGCCTGCAGCGCGCAGATGGGGTCGATCTCGGTGACGATGACGCGGCAGCCCTGGCTGGCCAGCGACTCGGCCGAGCCCTTGCCCACGTCGCCGAAGCCGGCGACCACGGCGACCTTGCCGGCCAGCATGACGTCGGTGGC comes from the Magnetospirillum sp. 15-1 genome and includes:
- a CDS encoding FecR domain-containing protein; the protein is MKETPSMCTCGKPDPIRRRLLTGIAAVTAFGRLRPASAMTAGSGTLHQSSGDVLINGKSAQSGSAVVSGDTVATGPDGQAVFTLGDDAFLLRPEGAATVADGRDGREINLDSGRILSVFGPKRITLKTPLASVGIRGTAVYLESRPAVTNICVCYGRAVMVPVGDPAKAEEVQTHHHDAPRRIFPPGRDPVMEPYTVIDHTDEELVMLEALLGRVPPFMRR